A region of Gammaproteobacteria bacterium DNA encodes the following proteins:
- the rpsD gene encoding 30S ribosomal protein S4: protein MARYLGPKCKLSRREGTDLMHKSRARSLDSKCKLEKIPGQHADRRTRITDYGLQLREKQKLRRTYGVLERQFRNYYKRASGKKGSTGENLLQLLESRLDNVVYRMGFGITRGEARQLVSHRAITVNGQTVNIPSYSLSPGDEVAVREKSRTQLRIKESLGLASQYGFPEWVDVDIDAMKGAFKAAPERSELPPDINESLVVELYSK, encoded by the coding sequence ATGGCGAGATATCTAGGACCAAAATGCAAGTTGAGCCGTCGGGAAGGGACCGACCTGATGCACAAGAGTCGGGCTCGGTCGCTCGATTCGAAGTGCAAGCTCGAGAAGATCCCGGGGCAGCACGCGGATCGGCGAACGCGGATTACCGATTACGGCCTGCAGCTCAGAGAGAAGCAGAAGCTGCGCCGCACGTATGGCGTTCTCGAACGGCAGTTCCGGAACTACTACAAGCGGGCATCCGGGAAGAAGGGGTCGACGGGTGAAAACCTGCTTCAACTCCTCGAAAGCCGACTGGACAATGTGGTGTATCGAATGGGTTTCGGCATTACCCGTGGCGAGGCCCGGCAACTGGTCAGCCACAGGGCGATCACGGTCAATGGTCAGACCGTCAATATCCCGTCGTACAGCCTGTCGCCCGGAGACGAGGTGGCCGTCCGGGAGAAATCCAGGACGCAACTCAGGATCAAGGAGTCGCTGGGGCTTGCGAGTCAATACGGATTTCCGGAATGGGTCGATGTCGACATCGACGCCATGAAAGGGGCATTCAAGGCCGCGCCCGAACGAAGCGAGCTGCCACCGGATATCAACGAGTCGCTCGTCGTGGAGCTTTATTCCAAGTAA